In Venenivibrio stagnispumantis, a single window of DNA contains:
- the mreC gene encoding rod shape-determining protein MreC, translating to MKTPFLDIFSPFFKISSSTFEFITDNLSYLKSKKDLEEENKLLKKQVQILNLEKIKARQLEVENEALKKALNFVGEKQLKDFVIAKVIAFSPDNWINSIILNVGEKDGVKEGDLVIQDGYLIGILWKVGKYSSFILTVADKDFKITARTRKTGEIVYYQGYNQYYGILKYARPEQDIRISDIIETAGMNETSLNGIPIGIIRDISLEEGRFFKEIKIRHFFNPYKLDYLIVLKNKEIR from the coding sequence TTGAAGACACCTTTTTTAGATATATTTTCTCCATTTTTTAAAATCAGCAGTTCTACTTTTGAATTTATAACCGATAATTTATCTTATTTAAAATCAAAGAAAGATTTAGAAGAAGAAAATAAATTATTAAAAAAGCAAGTTCAAATTTTAAATTTGGAAAAGATAAAAGCAAGACAGCTTGAAGTTGAAAATGAGGCTTTAAAAAAAGCTTTAAATTTTGTCGGAGAAAAGCAGTTAAAAGATTTTGTTATTGCAAAGGTGATAGCTTTTTCTCCGGATAATTGGATAAATTCTATAATATTAAATGTTGGAGAAAAAGATGGTGTAAAAGAAGGAGATTTGGTTATTCAAGATGGATATTTAATAGGTATTTTATGGAAAGTAGGAAAATATAGCTCTTTTATATTAACAGTAGCAGATAAAGATTTTAAAATTACAGCAAGAACAAGAAAAACAGGAGAAATTGTTTATTATCAAGGATATAATCAATATTACGGCATACTAAAATATGCAAGACCAGAACAGGATATAAGAATATCTGATATTATAGAAACTGCCGGAATGAATGAAACATCTTTAAATGGCATACCTATTGGTATTATAAGAGATATTTCTTTAGAAGAAGGAAGATTTTTTAAAGAGATAAAAATTAGACATTTTTTTAATCCTTATAAATTAGATTATTTAATAGTGCTGAAAAATAAGGAAATAAGATGA
- the fliR gene encoding flagellar biosynthetic protein FliR — translation MNPLITPEQAIAVALIFTRIIAFFLSFPFLNSTLIPLNIRILLIVALSFYTMSIFNIQISIKEIDMLVLFLLVIKELFIGFSLGIITNIFIAAFSFASEIISYLMGFTVVNMFDPSFGQISVLDRLFILLFYLLFFITGSYAVFIGGLMRSFEIMPITEFKINEGIFEFIIQQSSNIFILAFQIAFPFVIILMIINIVLAMINRLIPQINVFIVGLPLQIFVGFLALMFGSWFLVYISVHLLERLTDIYLNIIKIMGR, via the coding sequence ATGAATCCTCTTATTACACCGGAGCAGGCTATTGCAGTAGCACTTATTTTTACCAGAATTATTGCATTTTTTTTATCTTTTCCATTTCTTAATTCTACATTAATTCCATTAAATATAAGAATTTTACTTATAGTGGCTTTATCTTTTTATACAATGTCTATATTCAATATCCAAATTTCAATAAAAGAGATAGATATGTTAGTTTTATTTTTACTTGTGATAAAAGAGCTTTTTATAGGATTTTCTCTTGGCATAATTACAAATATATTTATAGCAGCATTCTCTTTTGCATCTGAGATTATCAGTTATCTAATGGGATTTACAGTTGTTAATATGTTTGACCCATCTTTCGGACAAATTTCGGTCTTAGATAGGCTATTTATTTTATTATTTTACCTTTTATTTTTTATAACCGGTAGTTATGCAGTTTTTATCGGTGGATTAATGAGAAGCTTTGAAATAATGCCTATTACAGAATTTAAAATAAATGAAGGGATATTTGAATTTATAATTCAGCAAAGCTCTAATATATTTATACTTGCATTCCAAATTGCTTTTCCTTTTGTTATTATATTAATGATAATAAATATAGTTTTGGCAATGATAAATAGGCTTATACCTCAAATAAATGTTTTTATAGTAGGATTGCCTTTACAGATTTTTGTTGGATTTTTAGCATTAATGTTTGGAAGTTGGTTTTTGGTGTATATATCAGTCCATCTTTTAGAAAGATTAACGGATATTTATTTAAATATTATAAAAATAATGGGAAGATAA
- the flhB gene encoding flagellar biosynthesis protein FlhB: MAKDPSKTEKATPRRRQKAREEGQVARSQDIPIATTLFILFIAFLFYLPFAYKYIIGYLKYSFANSFVISTEMFSNFLLFSLKVMAILLAPILIVLFLTGIISNVAQFGFLFTTKPLTPKFDRFNIISGLKRIFSLHTAFETVRNLLKLSVAFVISYFLINFLLEGIFRTGFIPVEGQMLLMIKYILIIIFTFAIFSIPIAIIDFAYRKWEYEESIKMTKQEVKEEIKSYEGNPIIKSAIKRKQRELALRRMMADVAKADVVITNPEHFAVALKYERGKDEAPKVVGKGIDNIAQKIKEVAKENNIPIIEDPPLARGLYESAEIGDYIPEKFYKAIAKIFAMLYKKKNIKV, translated from the coding sequence ATGGCAAAAGACCCAAGTAAGACAGAAAAGGCAACGCCACGGCGAAGACAGAAAGCAAGAGAAGAAGGACAGGTAGCAAGAAGTCAAGATATTCCTATCGCTACAACTTTATTTATACTATTTATAGCATTTTTATTTTATCTGCCATTTGCCTATAAATATATAATCGGCTATTTGAAATACTCTTTTGCAAATTCTTTTGTTATAAGCACAGAAATGTTTTCTAATTTTTTACTTTTTTCTTTAAAGGTTATGGCTATATTACTTGCCCCAATACTTATTGTTTTATTTTTGACCGGCATTATATCAAATGTTGCCCAATTTGGATTTTTATTTACAACAAAACCACTTACTCCAAAATTTGACAGATTTAATATTATTTCCGGATTAAAAAGAATTTTTTCTTTGCATACAGCTTTTGAAACAGTAAGAAATTTACTTAAATTATCGGTTGCTTTTGTTATTAGCTATTTTTTAATAAATTTTCTTTTAGAAGGTATTTTTAGAACAGGTTTTATTCCGGTAGAAGGACAGATGCTTTTAATGATTAAATATATTCTTATTATAATTTTTACTTTTGCTATATTTTCAATACCAATTGCCATTATTGATTTTGCTTATAGAAAATGGGAGTATGAAGAAAGTATAAAAATGACAAAACAAGAAGTAAAAGAAGAGATAAAATCTTATGAAGGAAATCCTATTATAAAATCTGCCATCAAAAGAAAACAAAGGGAACTTGCCCTTAGAAGAATGATGGCAGATGTAGCAAAAGCAGATGTTGTTATAACAAACCCTGAGCATTTTGCAGTAGCTTTAAAGTATGAAAGGGGAAAAGATGAAGCTCCGAAAGTAGTAGGAAAAGGTATAGACAATATAGCACAGAAAATAAAGGAAGTAGCCAAAGAAAATAATATTCCTATTATAGAAGACCCACCACTTGCAAGAGGTCTTTATGAATCAGCAGAGATAGGAGATTATATTCCGGAGAAATTTTATAAAGCTATTGCTAAAATATTTGCTATGCTTTATAAAAAGAAAAATATTAAGGTGTGA
- a CDS encoding DEAD/DEAH box helicase — MKYILEQNFVKNLEIEIKQIEIKQEFLNISENLLKNIPSIKEAGKIYTEKDIILEENPKGKIKRENKLVKYKNLSLFDLVRPILMPSIDFDLETDLSFPCRLFNYQITGIKFLITNKSALLADQMGTGKTVMATTALRILFIKGQVKKALIVVPSNLLYVWEEHIKKWAPELQYIVINETKNIREILYNIKSHIFLVSYDTLKNDYITKRNILKRFSEDLDIIILDEAHNIKNSETLKSKAVKFISKNASYKWALTGTPIQNNLKEFVSLYEFLNPDEKLSINKETIKETIQKIMLRRLKKDVLSELPEKLPPEIEYFDLSLKQKLEYESILSKEKDRISQIAKKYKESKNYKFILKQNLITALQKLRQICNFPSDSIKSPKSDRLLEILEELLENQEKVIIFTNFINNGVEKISKNLEKKFGKDIYVSYTGKMSKEEKNKSVIRFKEDNKCFFFVATINAAGEGLTLTEASYVIFFDLHWNPAKIWQAEDRAHRIGQKNKVNIYNFITKQTVEEKIFQKLEEKKNLISQVVDDIEYKDEDIQLEELLTLLDIKDLTG, encoded by the coding sequence ATGAAATATATATTAGAGCAAAATTTCGTAAAAAATTTAGAGATAGAAATAAAACAGATAGAGATTAAGCAAGAATTCTTAAATATCTCTGAAAATTTACTGAAAAATATTCCATCAATTAAAGAAGCCGGTAAAATATATACAGAAAAAGATATAATTTTAGAAGAAAATCCGAAAGGAAAGATAAAAAGAGAAAATAAATTAGTCAAATATAAAAATCTTTCTTTATTTGATTTAGTAAGACCGATTTTAATGCCTTCAATAGATTTTGATTTAGAAACAGATTTATCTTTTCCTTGTAGATTATTTAATTATCAGATAACCGGTATAAAATTTTTGATAACAAATAAATCTGCTTTACTTGCAGACCAGATGGGAACCGGTAAAACCGTAATGGCTACCACTGCACTGCGAATATTATTTATAAAAGGACAGGTAAAGAAAGCCTTAATCGTAGTGCCTTCAAATCTTTTATATGTGTGGGAAGAACATATTAAAAAATGGGCACCGGAACTTCAATATATTGTGATAAATGAAACCAAAAACATAAGAGAAATCCTTTATAATATAAAATCTCATATATTCTTAGTAAGCTATGATACATTAAAAAATGATTACATTACAAAAAGAAATATTTTAAAAAGATTTTCGGAAGATTTAGATATAATTATCCTTGATGAAGCACATAATATAAAAAATTCAGAAACTTTAAAATCAAAAGCAGTAAAATTTATATCCAAAAACGCCTCTTACAAATGGGCATTGACCGGAACACCTATACAAAATAATTTAAAAGAGTTTGTCTCTTTATATGAATTTTTAAATCCTGATGAAAAATTAAGTATTAACAAAGAAACCATAAAAGAAACAATCCAAAAAATAATGTTAAGAAGATTAAAAAAAGATGTTTTATCGGAACTTCCTGAAAAATTACCACCGGAAATTGAGTATTTTGATTTATCTTTAAAACAAAAATTAGAATATGAAAGCATTTTATCAAAAGAAAAAGATAGAATATCTCAGATAGCAAAAAAATATAAAGAAAGCAAAAATTATAAATTTATATTAAAACAAAATCTGATTACAGCATTACAAAAATTAAGACAGATATGTAATTTTCCTTCCGATAGCATAAAAAGTCCAAAAAGTGATAGATTATTGGAAATATTAGAAGAGTTATTGGAAAATCAAGAAAAAGTTATTATATTTACAAATTTTATAAATAATGGAGTAGAAAAAATATCTAAAAATTTAGAAAAAAAATTTGGAAAAGATATATATGTTTCTTATACCGGAAAGATGTCAAAAGAAGAAAAAAATAAATCTGTAATTAGATTTAAGGAAGATAATAAATGTTTCTTTTTTGTGGCAACTATAAATGCTGCTGGAGAAGGGTTAACTTTAACAGAAGCAAGTTATGTAATCTTTTTTGATTTACATTGGAATCCTGCAAAAATATGGCAAGCAGAAGATAGAGCCCATAGAATAGGACAAAAAAATAAAGTAAATATTTATAACTTTATAACAAAACAAACAGTAGAAGAAAAAATATTTCAAAAGTTAGAAGAAAAGAAAAATTTAATATCGCAAGTAGTTGATGATATTGAATATAAAGATGAAGATATTCAATTGGAAGAGCTTTTAACACTATTAGATATAAAAGATTTAACCGGATAA
- the oadA gene encoding sodium-extruding oxaloacetate decarboxylase subunit alpha produces MRKIEFTDVSLRDGQQSLLATRVRTDDLIPAAEKLDKAGFWSLEVWGGATFDVCLRFLKEDPWKRLRDIRAAAPNTKLEMLLRGQNIVGYRHYPDDVVEMFVRKAAENGIDVFRIFDALNDVRNMEVAISVAKEENKIVKGVLSYAISPVHTVDYYINIAKQLRDLGVDIISIKDQAGILSPKIAYELVKRLKEEIKLPVHIHAQTTAGMAEMTLLKAVEAGADIIDTDVSTWSWLTAHPANETMVYVLKEFGYEINIDLDIVLEVAEYLKEVRKKYAKYDTADKWPDSQVLIHQIPGGMMSNFINQLKENNALDKLDEVKKEVARVREDLGYPPLVTPTSQIVGTQALLNVLQGERYKVVTKETKDYVKGLYGRPPAPIKPEIMKKIIGDEQPIQVRPADLLEPEYDKKCEEARKYGARNDEDCLSYCLFPQVAKEFFEWREAYEKGEALPPEVEEIQPEKSPCIEKAPIEFNITLHGEQYHIRIAGTGSPIEGRKSYFIRVDGRLEEVLVQPIKEIEVSNTSVSLPSEAVLAGRPKAVGIGDISSPMPGKVVSIKVSVGDKVKKGDILFTVEAMKMENEIHSPIDGTVTEIFIKEGDQIDPEECLMRITPD; encoded by the coding sequence ATGAGAAAAATAGAATTTACAGATGTATCATTAAGAGATGGACAGCAAAGTTTATTAGCTACGAGAGTTAGAACAGATGATTTGATACCTGCTGCTGAAAAATTAGATAAAGCCGGATTTTGGTCTTTAGAAGTTTGGGGTGGTGCTACCTTTGATGTATGTTTGAGATTTTTAAAAGAAGACCCATGGAAAAGATTAAGAGATATAAGAGCAGCAGCCCCAAACACAAAATTAGAGATGCTTCTTAGGGGACAAAATATTGTAGGATATAGACATTACCCTGATGATGTTGTTGAAATGTTTGTAAGAAAAGCAGCAGAAAATGGAATAGATGTATTTAGAATATTTGATGCATTAAATGATGTTAGAAATATGGAAGTTGCAATATCTGTAGCAAAAGAAGAAAATAAAATAGTAAAAGGTGTTTTATCTTATGCAATAAGTCCGGTTCATACGGTTGATTATTATATAAATATTGCAAAACAACTTAGAGATTTAGGTGTTGATATTATATCTATTAAAGACCAAGCAGGAATTTTATCTCCAAAAATAGCTTATGAACTTGTCAAAAGATTAAAAGAAGAGATTAAATTACCTGTTCATATCCATGCCCAAACTACAGCTGGTATGGCAGAAATGACTTTACTTAAAGCAGTTGAAGCCGGAGCAGATATTATTGATACAGATGTATCAACTTGGTCATGGCTAACAGCCCACCCTGCAAATGAAACGATGGTATATGTATTAAAAGAGTTTGGTTATGAAATAAATATTGATTTGGATATTGTATTAGAAGTTGCAGAATACCTAAAAGAAGTTAGAAAAAAATATGCAAAATATGACACAGCAGACAAATGGCCTGACTCCCAAGTTCTTATTCACCAAATACCGGGTGGAATGATGTCTAATTTTATAAATCAATTAAAAGAAAATAATGCATTGGATAAACTTGATGAAGTTAAAAAAGAAGTTGCAAGAGTGAGAGAAGACCTTGGTTATCCACCGCTTGTTACTCCTACAAGCCAGATAGTAGGAACCCAAGCTTTACTAAATGTTTTACAAGGAGAAAGATATAAAGTAGTAACTAAAGAAACAAAAGATTATGTAAAAGGATTATACGGAAGACCACCGGCACCTATTAAGCCGGAAATTATGAAAAAGATAATCGGAGATGAACAACCTATTCAAGTAAGACCGGCAGATTTACTTGAACCGGAATATGATAAAAAATGTGAAGAAGCAAGAAAATATGGAGCAAGAAATGATGAAGATTGCTTATCATACTGTTTATTCCCACAGGTAGCAAAAGAATTTTTTGAATGGAGAGAAGCTTATGAAAAAGGTGAGGCTCTTCCACCGGAAGTTGAAGAAATACAGCCAGAAAAATCACCTTGCATAGAAAAAGCACCTATTGAATTTAATATAACTCTTCACGGTGAGCAATATCATATAAGAATAGCAGGGACAGGTAGTCCGATAGAAGGAAGAAAATCCTACTTTATAAGAGTAGATGGAAGATTGGAAGAAGTATTGGTTCAACCAATTAAAGAGATAGAAGTATCAAATACATCTGTTTCTTTGCCTTCGGAAGCAGTATTGGCAGGAAGACCTAAAGCAGTAGGAATAGGAGATATTAGCTCTCCAATGCCGGGTAAAGTTGTATCCATCAAAGTATCCGTAGGAGATAAAGTAAAGAAAGGAGATATTTTATTTACAGTTGAAGCAATGAAAATGGAAAATGAGATACATTCACCTATAGATGGAACAGTTACGGAGATATTTATAAAAGAAGGAGACCAGATAGACCCTGAAGAATGTTTAATGAGAATAACACCGGATTAA
- a CDS encoding TolC family protein gives MKKFFIPLLSVCYLSYGITIDEAVKKALENNLDIKNQVINEKIAEEGIKKSEATRFGKLDIFANYIDYNSRRVVAPLSPPINPQNLKGSRDIFIPGINYTIPLFTGFNIENQIEISKLNQKLESVRTNLTKNEIAFNVRSVYLKILTLKKQLQAMENYKEAVDKLYNDIEQAYKVGKKPEADLLKVQYQKEAVESTIQQIKNNIDTLNKTLQTLLNTQENIEVEDITLKDIDPNLNVDTLLKQYYQDLYSYKVLNLQQKIQESKINIAKSDYFPTISLSTIYQRDIGGSVNREDWQIRVMGNLTIFDFGKRKANLLEEKLSLSKVDIQKQKLLLDKEKQLTDALNQIKTADFKVKATEKQLKYAIEVERVERLKYDEGVSSLYDYLYAQSQRYITEASYYEDIYEKQRAIYYLYYVLEKI, from the coding sequence ATGAAAAAATTTTTTATTCCTCTTTTATCTGTGTGTTATCTTTCTTATGGGATAACAATTGATGAAGCTGTAAAAAAAGCTTTGGAAAATAACCTTGATATAAAAAATCAAGTTATAAATGAAAAAATAGCAGAAGAAGGAATTAAAAAATCAGAGGCCACCAGATTTGGAAAATTAGATATATTTGCAAATTATATAGATTATAACTCAAGAAGAGTTGTTGCTCCTTTATCTCCACCGATAAATCCACAAAATTTAAAAGGCTCAAGAGATATATTTATTCCCGGCATAAATTATACTATCCCTCTTTTTACCGGATTTAATATAGAAAATCAGATAGAAATATCCAAACTAAATCAAAAATTAGAAAGTGTTAGAACAAATCTAACAAAAAATGAAATAGCTTTTAATGTTCGTTCAGTTTATTTAAAAATTTTAACCTTAAAAAAACAGCTTCAAGCTATGGAAAATTACAAAGAAGCTGTGGATAAATTATATAATGATATAGAGCAAGCATATAAGGTTGGAAAGAAACCGGAAGCAGATTTATTAAAAGTTCAATACCAAAAAGAAGCAGTAGAAAGCACTATACAGCAAATAAAAAATAATATAGATACATTAAATAAAACATTACAAACATTATTAAATACACAGGAAAATATAGAAGTTGAAGATATAACTTTAAAAGATATAGACCCAAATCTAAATGTAGATACTCTTTTAAAACAATACTATCAAGATTTATACAGCTATAAAGTTTTAAATCTTCAACAGAAAATCCAAGAAAGTAAAATAAATATAGCTAAATCAGATTATTTTCCAACTATTTCTTTAAGCACAATTTACCAAAGAGATATTGGAGGTAGTGTCAATAGGGAAGATTGGCAAATAAGAGTTATGGGTAATTTAACTATTTTTGATTTTGGAAAAAGAAAAGCTAACCTTCTTGAAGAAAAATTATCATTATCAAAGGTAGATATACAAAAGCAAAAACTTCTTTTAGACAAAGAAAAACAATTAACAGATGCATTAAATCAGATAAAAACTGCTGATTTTAAAGTAAAAGCGACAGAAAAACAGCTAAAATATGCAATAGAAGTTGAAAGAGTAGAAAGATTAAAATATGATGAAGGTGTTTCATCTCTTTATGATTACCTTTATGCCCAAAGCCAAAGATATATAACGGAAGCCTCTTACTATGAAGATATTTATGAAAAACAAAGAGCAATCTATTATCTATATTATGTATTAGAAAAAATTTAA
- a CDS encoding efflux RND transporter periplasmic adaptor subunit yields the protein MEKSKILRILIILLVVFLIAFSAIYVLKKRKQEISNLQTPQEPEYVVSGAIVKKGEIYDKKKYLGEIVPVNEVEISTKIPGYIEKVYVNEGDLVKKGQLVVSVDDTEAKLTIDNLKINQEEAINQLNSLQESLKSAQANYEFAKTNFERDKRLFEGKAISEIQYLQSKTQYETAKANVEAIKSNIEALKNKVKSVEKQIEIATDNLKYLNIYSDIDGIVSRVLLREGNMALTGKPILKIQSLDNKILVKFPKEYVGKIKENDIAIVDFNGVKQELKISKIYPSADENNLAVAEIYLGKLPENTISNSFINVSVITGKVEGLLVPKNAVLEMTNGTFVVVNKNGIFTKIPVKVIASDEENAVIEGDIPEGTPVAVGMENKLRLLTMGKKGKILLEGGNK from the coding sequence ATGGAAAAGTCAAAGATTTTAAGAATTTTAATTATCTTATTGGTGGTTTTCTTGATAGCTTTTTCTGCAATATATGTTCTGAAAAAAAGAAAACAAGAAATCAGTAATCTTCAAACTCCACAAGAGCCTGAATATGTTGTTTCCGGTGCCATTGTAAAAAAAGGAGAAATTTATGACAAAAAGAAATATCTTGGAGAGATAGTTCCTGTAAATGAAGTTGAAATCTCTACAAAAATTCCCGGATATATTGAAAAAGTTTATGTAAATGAAGGAGATTTAGTAAAAAAAGGACAATTGGTTGTTAGTGTTGATGATACGGAAGCTAAACTTACCATTGATAATCTAAAAATAAATCAGGAAGAAGCAATAAATCAGCTAAATAGCTTACAAGAATCTTTAAAATCTGCTCAAGCAAATTATGAATTTGCAAAAACAAATTTTGAAAGAGATAAAAGATTATTTGAAGGTAAAGCAATATCAGAAATCCAATATCTGCAATCTAAAACCCAGTATGAAACAGCAAAAGCAAATGTAGAAGCAATTAAATCAAATATAGAAGCATTGAAAAATAAAGTTAAATCAGTAGAAAAGCAAATTGAGATAGCTACTGACAATCTGAAATATTTAAATATATATAGTGATATAGATGGAATAGTAAGTAGAGTTCTTTTAAGGGAAGGAAATATGGCACTTACCGGAAAACCTATTCTAAAAATACAATCCTTGGATAATAAGATTCTAGTTAAATTTCCAAAAGAATATGTTGGAAAAATTAAAGAAAATGATATTGCAATAGTTGATTTTAATGGTGTCAAACAAGAATTAAAGATATCAAAAATTTACCCTTCTGCCGATGAGAATAATCTTGCTGTTGCAGAGATATATCTTGGAAAATTACCGGAAAATACAATCTCAAACTCATTTATAAATGTATCGGTTATTACAGGAAAAGTAGAAGGGCTATTAGTTCCGAAAAATGCAGTTTTAGAAATGACAAATGGAACTTTTGTAGTTGTGAATAAAAATGGTATATTTACAAAAATTCCGGTAAAAGTAATAGCTTCTGATGAAGAAAATGCAGTTATTGAAGGTGATATACCGGAAGGAACTCCTGTTGCAGTAGGTATGGAAAATAAACTTAGATTACTTACAATGGGCAAAAAAGGAAAAATCCTTTTGGAAGGTGGAAATAAATGA